The genomic interval GCCTTCCAGCCGTGCGGAAAGCGCCTCCATGTCCCGGAGGGTGCCGACGTCCCGATAATTCCCGCTCCCGGAGAGATCGACACGGTCCGGGAAGGCGCCCGTGACCCATTGGATCAGCGCGCCCGCCGCCGCGGTCGCCAGCCCTTCAGGGCACATGGTCGAGACGCCGCCGGCGACGACCAGAGGACGTTTCGCCGACACGAGGCGATCCGCCAGCTCCTTCAGGGCGTCCCGCGGGATGTCCGCGTCCCGGGATACCTGCTCCGCGGTGGTCCGGGGGAAAGCGTCGAGGAGTTGCCCGGGGATCCGGCGTTGCGCGGAGCCCCTTTCGACGAGCTCCCGCAGCAGGAAGGAGAGCAGGAGCGGCTCCCTTCCCGGGACGACGGTGATCCGCCGGTCCGCGTTGGCCCCGGTGAGCGACATGTGCGGCTCGACGTGGAACCAGTGAAAGTTCCCGCCCGCCCGCGCGGCGAAGATGCTCCGGGTGTAGCCGATGGGTGAAACATAGGTTTCGAGGAGATCCGCGCCGACCGTCAGCAGGAAATCGGACCGCTCGATCCGGTAGCGGGGCACGTCCCGTACTCCGAAAAGGAGGCCGTACGCCTCCTTCACGGCGGCGTGGTCGAACGGCTCGTATTCCGGCAGCCGCTCGATCCCCATCCGGTCGCAGGAGGCTGCGATCAGCCGGTCGAGGGAGCCGGCCGTCCTGCCGGAGAGAAACAGGCTCTTGCCCCCCTTTTTCCGGGCCTCATCGAGCGAAGTCGAGACACGGGCGAGCGCTTCGTCCCAGGAGAGGGGGCGGTGCTTCCCGCCTTCCCGGACCAGCGGGCCCCGCAGCCGCTCCGGATGGTAGAGGCGATAGAGCGAGGATTGCCCGCGGACGCACAGCCCGCCGTCGCTCACCGGGTGCTCCGGGACCCCTTCCAGCTTGACCGGGCGCCCTTCGCGCACCCGCGCCAGCAGGCCGCAGCCCGCGGGGCATTCCGTGCATGTTGTACGAAGGTAGATGGCCTCCCCGGGGACCACCCCCTCCTCCGGCGGCCGGAGGTAGGAGGTGAACTTCGCGGAGCGGTTGGGCGACCCGCAGGCGGACATCGCCGTGGAGCCGGAGACCACCCCGAGGAGCCACAGGAATTCCCGACGCTTCATTCTTCGCCCTTCACTTGTGGCAGACGGCGCAGTCGCGCGGCGCGCCGTTGACGCGGTGGCACGAGACGCACCAGCCCATGACCGTGTCGTTCACCCGCCGGACGCGCTTCATGGAAGCCACGTCTCCGTGGCACGTCCAGCAGGTCACTCCTGCCCGGACATGCCGCTTGTGGGAGAAATAGATGAATTCCGGCAACGCGTACACCCTCGCCCACCGGACGGGCTGTTTCTCCGCGTAGTGGCGAGTGAGCTTCCTGATCTCCTCCCGTTCCGTGGCGACCGACTGGTGGCATCCCATGCATGTTTCCAGCGGCGGAGCGCCTGCGGAGCGCCCCCGCTCCACGAAGGCGTGGCAGTGCGTACAGGGGATCCCCAGCTTTCCGGCATGCAGCGAGTGCGCGAAGGCGATCGGCTGTTCCGGGGAGGGGTCGGTGCGGTGCCACAGGAACCACAGCCCCGCGACGAGCAGCACTGATCCCCCGAAATATCCGAGGGTCGCGACGGTGGCGATCGCCTTCTTCAAACGCTACTTTCCGGCCTTGACCTGCGACAGCAGGTATTTGGCGACCGCGTCGATCTCGTCCTCCTTGATGGCGGGCTTCGGCATCGCCGGGAAGGCGGGGTCCACTTTCACCGGGTCCCGCAGGAAGGCCTTCAGCTTCGCGACATCTCCTTTGTACTTCGGCACGACCGTGTTCAGGGCGGGGCCGACCACCTTGGCGTCGAACTTGTGGCACACCGAGCAGGTGGTTTCGAACACCTTCTTCCCTTTATCCAGCGTCGGGTCGGCCGCGGCGGGCTTCGCCGCCGGTTTCGCCTTGGTCGCCGCTTCGGCCGCCGCCAACCGGTCGGGGGGGGCGGTACGCCCCTCGAACGCGTTCGCGATGCCCACCTGGTAGCACAGGATCACCGCGAGCAGCATCAGTACGAAAACCTCCGTGACGTGGTCGCCTCTGCCGCCGTCCGTTTTCGGCGGGACCCGGCGGAGCAGGACGAACGCGCCCAGCGCAAGCATCGGTACGGTCGCGGCCATGGCAAACACCTCCGTGGACAGCCCCGTGACGGGGAATGTGAGCAGGAAGAACACGACAAGCGCGGGAACCGCCAGCGCGCCGACCAGCCCGGCCGCCGTCCCGGCGCTCCCGATCCGTTCCTCGTATTCGGGGGGCAGGTCGTGCTC from Thermodesulfobacteriota bacterium carries:
- a CDS encoding cytochrome c encodes the protein MTPPSAPPHDTFLLLRFSLTATLLVHLLYLGIVIAGSASSLLLNLVGRQRRDRRSLRLSREWMKAVTLRWWVLPLLGVLPYPAFVSIHRAILGSAHSLPPAAWAVPFSLLLAGCLLFVLYRAALLRSDEPSIVPLLGGVAGLLATASAAFLLFSALGLLTNPSKVPLVRTDPVFLLSWNAVAGFLLFLGISFGLAGGLALRLLGWKEEEEHDLPPEYEERIGSAGTAAGLVGALAVPALVVFFLLTFPVTGLSTEVFAMAATVPMLALGAFVLLRRVPPKTDGGRGDHVTEVFVLMLLAVILCYQVGIANAFEGRTAPPDRLAAAEAATKAKPAAKPAAADPTLDKGKKVFETTCSVCHKFDAKVVGPALNTVVPKYKGDVAKLKAFLRDPVKVDPAFPAMPKPAIKEDEIDAVAKYLLSQVKAGK
- a CDS encoding cytochrome c3 family protein, with product MKKAIATVATLGYFGGSVLLVAGLWFLWHRTDPSPEQPIAFAHSLHAGKLGIPCTHCHAFVERGRSAGAPPLETCMGCHQSVATEREEIRKLTRHYAEKQPVRWARVYALPEFIYFSHKRHVRAGVTCWTCHGDVASMKRVRRVNDTVMGWCVSCHRVNGAPRDCAVCHK